From [Clostridium] symbiosum, a single genomic window includes:
- a CDS encoding GNAT family N-acetyltransferase, giving the protein MDNEFVNLTAENLADEHLCCIIRSKKPHPGVEAKRQWLRERLNEGHVFRKLNAKATVFIEYAPLETAWVPIVGERYYYLYCLWVLGDYKGKGYGKELMEYCLSDARAKGKSGVCMLGSKKQKSWLSDQSFVKKYGFKVVDTTEDGYELLALSFDGTTPAFGPNVKNGGIENRELTIYYDMQCPFVGRTIDMVKEYCETNDVPVSLIQVDTLKKAKELPCVFNNWAVFYKGKFETVNLLDLSYLKRILKK; this is encoded by the coding sequence ATGGATAACGAATTTGTGAATTTGACGGCGGAAAATCTTGCCGATGAGCATTTGTGCTGCATTATCCGCAGTAAAAAGCCGCATCCGGGTGTTGAGGCGAAGCGGCAGTGGCTTCGGGAGCGGCTTAACGAAGGCCATGTCTTCCGGAAGCTGAATGCGAAGGCTACGGTTTTTATTGAATATGCCCCTCTTGAAACCGCCTGGGTCCCGATTGTAGGGGAGCGTTATTATTACCTGTATTGCCTGTGGGTTTTAGGAGATTATAAGGGGAAAGGATATGGAAAAGAGCTGATGGAATATTGTCTGTCCGACGCCAGGGCAAAAGGGAAATCCGGTGTCTGCATGCTCGGTTCCAAAAAGCAGAAATCCTGGCTCTCCGATCAGTCCTTTGTGAAAAAGTACGGTTTTAAAGTGGTCGATACAACCGAGGACGGATACGAACTGCTCGCCCTTTCATTTGACGGAACCACCCCGGCCTTCGGCCCTAATGTCAAAAACGGGGGAATCGAAAACAGGGAGCTGACAATCTATTACGATATGCAATGCCCCTTTGTCGGCCGGACCATTGACATGGTAAAAGAGTATTGTGAAACAAACGATGTCCCTGTATCCTTAATCCAGGTAGATACACTCAAAAAAGCCAAAGAACTGCCCTGCGTATTTAATAACTGGGCCGTATTTTATAAGGGAAAATTCGAAACCGTAAATCTGCTGGATCTTTCC
- a CDS encoding polysaccharide biosynthesis protein, translated as MENRQSRRKSTGRKESNFVVQGSILAVAGIVVRLIGILYRVPMTNIIGDEGMGYYSTAFNVYNIMLILSSYSLPLAVSKMVSARMAKGQYRNSVRVLKAALVYATVVGGLACFITWNFADFFATTAFNTPFCVYALKTLAPTIWIMAYLGVLRGFFQGHGTMIPTAISQIFEQIVNAVISVVAASVLFKVGLDSNRVYNTTGYPQAFGAAGGTIGTGAGALAALLFMLLLFAIYAPVMKRRKRRDRSKRTDSYGDISVTFLFTVVPVIISSAVYNINAVVDNSIMAYGMESLGQGKEFLSLWGIYNNKYMLLVHVPLAMANSLSSSLIPSLSGAVARKEKGAVIAKTGLAIRFAMLIAIPSAVGLTVLSAPINNLLFRGGNNAEAIRMLIIGSAAVIFLSLSTVTNAILQGINHMNVPVRNAFISLVLHVIALYIMLMVFKMGIYSMVFANILFAVFMCVLNALAIRKYLNYRQEFLKTFLLPAVAAAFMGAAAFGVYKLVILIVKSNLIGTILAVITAVAVYGILLIKLRCIDEEELYTMPGGTKMIRISKKLRLM; from the coding sequence ATGGAGAACAGACAGAGTAGACGTAAATCAACGGGCAGAAAGGAATCGAATTTCGTTGTCCAGGGAAGTATCCTGGCAGTGGCGGGAATTGTAGTAAGGCTGATCGGAATCCTTTACCGGGTGCCGATGACCAACATTATCGGCGATGAGGGGATGGGATATTACTCTACGGCATTTAACGTATACAACATCATGCTGATCCTCTCCTCATACAGTCTGCCGCTCGCGGTCTCCAAAATGGTGTCTGCGAGAATGGCGAAGGGGCAGTACCGGAATTCGGTCCGGGTCCTGAAGGCCGCTCTCGTCTATGCCACTGTGGTGGGAGGGCTGGCCTGCTTTATCACCTGGAATTTTGCGGATTTCTTTGCGACCACAGCGTTCAACACGCCGTTTTGTGTTTATGCGCTTAAGACCCTGGCGCCCACTATCTGGATCATGGCTTATCTCGGCGTTCTCAGAGGTTTTTTCCAGGGACACGGCACGATGATTCCCACGGCTATTTCCCAGATCTTCGAACAGATTGTCAATGCGGTAATCAGCGTAGTGGCCGCCAGTGTCCTGTTCAAGGTCGGGCTGGATTCCAACCGCGTTTACAACACGACAGGTTATCCGCAGGCATTCGGCGCCGCAGGAGGAACCATCGGAACGGGAGCCGGCGCACTGGCCGCCCTCCTTTTTATGCTTCTTCTTTTTGCCATCTATGCGCCCGTGATGAAACGCCGCAAAAGACGGGACCGAAGCAAGCGCACCGATTCCTACGGCGATATCTCGGTAACATTTTTATTCACCGTAGTACCGGTCATTATCAGCTCGGCCGTTTACAATATCAATGCGGTTGTGGACAACAGCATTATGGCTTACGGTATGGAATCCCTGGGCCAGGGAAAGGAATTCCTTTCCCTGTGGGGAATTTATAATAACAAATATATGCTTCTCGTCCATGTGCCTCTGGCCATGGCCAACTCCCTTTCCTCCTCTCTGATCCCCTCCCTGTCGGGAGCGGTTGCCAGAAAAGAGAAAGGAGCGGTTATCGCGAAGACAGGCCTTGCCATCCGCTTTGCGATGCTGATCGCTATTCCGTCCGCGGTCGGGCTTACGGTTCTCTCTGCGCCGATTAACAATCTGCTTTTCAGAGGAGGCAACAACGCGGAGGCGATCCGGATGCTGATTATCGGTTCGGCGGCGGTTATTTTCCTGTCGCTCTCAACGGTAACCAACGCCATCCTGCAGGGTATCAACCACATGAACGTGCCGGTCAGAAACGCATTTATTTCCCTGGTCCTGCATGTGATTGCCCTCTATATTATGCTGATGGTATTTAAGATGGGAATTTACAGCATGGTCTTTGCCAACATCCTCTTCGCCGTTTTCATGTGCGTCCTGAATGCCCTGGCAATCCGGAAATACCTGAATTACAGACAGGAGTTTCTCAAAACCTTCCTGCTTCCGGCAGTCGCAGCGGCCTTCATGGGCGCAGCGGCCTTCGGAGTATATAAGCTCGTGATACTGATCGTAAAGAGCAACCTGATCGGAACAATCCTGGCGGTCATCACAGCCGTTGCTGTCTACGGGATTCTCCTGATTAAGCTGCGCTGTATCGATGAGGAAGAGCTTTATACCATGCCGGGCGGAACGAAGATGATCAGGATATCAAAGAAACTGAGGCTGATGTAG
- a CDS encoding DUF3048 domain-containing protein: MMKRGVILALAAGLCLTAGCTRYEETSVTASVKETEETRVIRITEPETEPEPETEGSRELERVEKDGKIPSYLTGEMTDVAIADRRPIAIMISNDKAALPHYGINHAGVIYEAPVEGGMNRYMAILEDYDNLDRIGSVRSCRTYYTFFANEFKAIYAHFGQSTFARPYLDRMEHLNGIEGKGSVAFYRTKDKKSPHNAYASGDRIQKAIGTMGYSQKYPEDYKGHYHFSKPEYPVMLENGFAAAFVRPGYIMNDPWFEYNSKDGLYYRFQYGGPQNGNEGQLTAKNIIFQYCGWKYYSPSEYLDIDVHSPGLGYYFTNGRGEKITWTKGSAEAMTKYYDESGQEIMMNPGSTWVCIIQSERMDKAEFYGEQTE, from the coding sequence ATGATGAAACGGGGGGTTATTCTGGCGCTGGCGGCCGGACTCTGTCTGACTGCAGGATGCACCAGGTATGAAGAAACATCGGTTACTGCAAGTGTGAAAGAAACAGAGGAGACCCGGGTAATCCGGATTACGGAACCGGAGACGGAGCCGGAACCCGAGACCGAAGGGAGCCGGGAGCTGGAACGTGTGGAGAAGGACGGAAAAATCCCCAGTTACCTGACCGGTGAGATGACGGACGTGGCGATCGCGGACCGCCGTCCCATTGCCATCATGATCAGCAACGACAAAGCGGCGCTGCCTCATTACGGAATCAACCATGCGGGCGTCATCTATGAGGCTCCCGTGGAGGGCGGGATGAACCGTTATATGGCTATTCTGGAAGATTATGATAATCTGGACCGCATCGGTTCGGTCAGAAGCTGCCGCACCTACTATACTTTTTTTGCGAATGAGTTTAAAGCGATCTATGCCCACTTCGGGCAGAGCACCTTTGCGCGCCCCTACCTGGATAGGATGGAGCATTTAAACGGCATAGAGGGAAAAGGTTCCGTGGCTTTTTACAGGACCAAGGACAAAAAGTCGCCCCACAATGCCTATGCCAGTGGGGACCGTATCCAAAAAGCAATCGGGACGATGGGCTATTCCCAGAAATATCCGGAGGACTATAAAGGCCACTATCATTTCTCAAAACCGGAGTATCCGGTGATGCTTGAGAATGGTTTTGCGGCCGCTTTTGTGCGTCCGGGATACATAATGAATGACCCATGGTTTGAATATAACAGCAAGGACGGCCTGTATTACCGTTTCCAATACGGCGGTCCGCAAAACGGCAACGAAGGACAGCTGACGGCCAAAAATATTATTTTCCAGTATTGCGGCTGGAAATATTATTCACCGTCCGAATATCTGGACATTGACGTACATAGCCCGGGGCTGGGGTATTATTTCACGAATGGAAGAGGTGAAAAAATCACCTGGACCAAGGGGAGCGCCGAGGCTATGACAAAATACTATGACGAAAGCGGTCAGGAGATTATGATGAATCCGGGAAGCACCTGGGTCTGCATCATACAGTCTGAACGTATGGATAAGGCGGAATTTTATGGAGAACAGACAGAGTAG
- the ybeY gene encoding rRNA maturation RNase YbeY — protein sequence MTINIEYEAEKKLELPYESIIEEVVTASLDYEECPYEAEVNVVLTDNEEIRRINREFRQIDNATDVLSFPMGDFETPSDFERMEEQSEDYFNPETGELLLGDIVISVDKVEEQAEKYGHSESRELAFLVAHSMLHLCGYDHMEEEERAVMERKQEEILKAGGYTR from the coding sequence ATGACAATCAATATCGAGTATGAAGCCGAAAAGAAGCTTGAACTGCCGTATGAATCCATCATAGAGGAAGTGGTGACCGCCTCGCTGGACTACGAAGAATGCCCTTACGAGGCCGAGGTCAATGTGGTATTGACCGACAACGAGGAAATTCGGCGCATCAACCGGGAATTCCGCCAGATAGACAATGCAACCGACGTACTGTCGTTTCCAATGGGAGATTTTGAAACCCCGTCCGATTTTGAACGCATGGAGGAGCAGTCGGAAGATTATTTCAACCCGGAGACGGGGGAGCTGCTTCTCGGGGATATCGTGATTTCGGTGGACAAGGTGGAAGAGCAGGCGGAGAAATACGGGCATTCCGAGTCCAGGGAACTGGCCTTTCTGGTCGCACACAGCATGCTGCATCTCTGCGGGTATGACCATATGGAAGAGGAAGAGCGCGCCGTCATGGAGCGGAAGCAGGAGGAAATCCTGAAGGCGGGAGGGTATACCAGATGA